One Peribacillus simplex NBRC 15720 = DSM 1321 genomic region harbors:
- the argS gene encoding arginine--tRNA ligase, whose amino-acid sequence MNIVKEVQEKLKEEIKAAVIKADLATEDQIPNVVLELPRDKTHGDYSTNMAMQLTKIAKKAPKMIAEAIIENFDNSKASIEKIEIAGPGFINFYMNNSYLTELIPVILKVDETYGESDFGKGEKIQVEFVSANPTGDLHLGHARGAAVGDTLCNILSKAGYDVSREYYINDAGNQINNLAISIEARYFQALGLEKDMPEGGYHGEDIIGIGKTLASEYGDKYVNADEKERFEFFREYGLKYEMEKLKTDLGNFRVGFDVWYSETSLYQDGKIDEALKVLRERGHVYEEDGATWFRSTELGDDKDRVLIKQDGSYTYLTPDIAYHRNKLERGFETLINIWGADHHGYIPRMKAAIEALGYKREQLEVEIIQLVHLYKDGEKMKMSKRTGKAVTMRDLVDEVGLDATRYFFAMRSADTHMDFDLDLAVSQSNENPVYYAQYAHARISSILRQGVEQGISYEGVTDFSALSTEKEVELLKKLGEFPQAIAEAAEKRMPHRMTNYIFDLASTFHSFYNADKVLDVEEMERSKARLGLVKSVQITLKNALAIIGVSAPEKM is encoded by the coding sequence ATGAATATAGTAAAAGAGGTACAGGAAAAACTGAAAGAAGAGATTAAAGCGGCAGTCATTAAAGCTGATTTAGCAACGGAAGATCAGATTCCAAATGTTGTATTGGAACTGCCAAGAGATAAAACACACGGAGATTATTCCACGAATATGGCCATGCAATTAACGAAGATTGCAAAGAAAGCGCCAAAGATGATAGCAGAGGCAATCATCGAAAACTTTGACAACTCAAAAGCATCCATCGAAAAAATTGAAATTGCAGGACCTGGTTTCATCAACTTCTACATGAATAATTCCTATTTGACAGAATTGATTCCTGTCATTTTGAAAGTGGATGAAACATATGGGGAAAGTGACTTTGGTAAAGGCGAAAAAATCCAAGTGGAGTTCGTTTCCGCGAACCCGACCGGTGATCTCCATCTTGGTCATGCCCGTGGTGCAGCAGTAGGTGATACGTTATGTAATATCCTGTCTAAAGCAGGTTATGATGTTTCACGTGAATACTATATCAATGATGCAGGAAACCAAATTAATAATTTGGCCATTTCCATAGAAGCCCGCTATTTCCAGGCACTTGGCCTCGAAAAGGATATGCCGGAGGGCGGTTATCATGGCGAAGATATCATTGGCATCGGTAAGACGCTTGCCAGTGAATATGGGGATAAATATGTAAATGCCGATGAAAAGGAACGTTTTGAATTTTTCCGTGAGTACGGCTTGAAATATGAAATGGAAAAACTGAAAACGGACTTGGGTAATTTCCGTGTCGGATTTGATGTATGGTACTCCGAAACCTCCCTATATCAAGACGGTAAAATTGATGAAGCACTCAAAGTGTTGAGGGAAAGGGGCCATGTTTACGAGGAAGATGGGGCTACATGGTTCCGCTCTACGGAATTAGGCGATGATAAAGACCGGGTGCTTATTAAGCAGGATGGGTCTTACACATATCTGACACCGGATATTGCCTATCACCGTAATAAATTGGAGCGCGGCTTTGAAACGCTGATCAATATCTGGGGTGCAGATCACCACGGCTATATACCGCGTATGAAAGCAGCGATCGAAGCATTAGGGTACAAACGCGAGCAGCTTGAAGTGGAAATCATCCAGCTTGTTCACCTGTACAAGGATGGCGAGAAAATGAAGATGAGTAAGCGTACCGGTAAAGCAGTTACGATGCGTGACCTTGTTGATGAAGTAGGACTGGATGCAACACGTTATTTCTTTGCGATGAGAAGTGCGGATACTCATATGGACTTCGATTTGGATCTTGCGGTATCACAGTCCAATGAAAACCCGGTTTATTATGCACAGTATGCCCACGCCCGTATTTCCAGCATTTTACGACAAGGTGTGGAACAAGGGATCAGCTATGAAGGAGTCACTGATTTCTCTGCCCTATCTACTGAAAAAGAAGTGGAGCTTTTGAAGAAATTAGGAGAGTTCCCGCAGGCAATAGCGGAAGCAGCCGAAAAACGGATGCCTCACCGAATGACGAATTATATATTCGACCTGGCCTCTACATTCCACAGTTTCTACAATGCAGATAAGGTTTTGGATGTTGAAGAGATGGAAAGAAGTAAGGCGCGTCTAGGACTGGTCAAATCCGTCCAAATTACTTTAAAGAATGCATTAGCTATAATCGGGGTTTCTGCACCGGAAAAAATGTAA
- the uvsE gene encoding UV DNA damage repair endonuclease UvsE has protein sequence MKIRFGFVSNATCLWEASPAKTLTFKRYNTLGTEKGMEKLLDVTRQNIENTLRVLQYNTAHQIEIYRMSSSIVPLATHPEIEWDFVTPFKKEWKQLGDWATAHKMRISFHPNQFTLFTSPKHEITQNAVKDMEFHYKMLDAMGIADTSFINIHVGGAYGDKESALVRVHDNLKSLPMHVKERMTLENDDKTYTASETLSVCKREGIPLVFDYHHHLANLSDEPLNELLTEVFTTWSLAGVVPKIHISSPKSAGEFRSHADYIDLDFIMPLFKVLKDLGQDVDFMIEAKMKDRAMLQLIEDIAKVRGVKRVSGGAVEC, from the coding sequence ATGAAAATAAGATTTGGATTTGTATCCAATGCCACCTGTTTATGGGAAGCTTCTCCGGCTAAGACACTTACTTTCAAGCGATATAACACACTTGGCACAGAAAAAGGAATGGAAAAACTCCTGGATGTGACAAGGCAGAACATTGAAAATACCTTAAGGGTCCTTCAATATAACACGGCACATCAAATAGAAATATACCGAATGTCCAGTTCCATTGTCCCTTTAGCCACACATCCCGAAATAGAATGGGATTTCGTCACTCCTTTTAAAAAAGAGTGGAAACAGCTTGGCGATTGGGCCACTGCACACAAGATGAGGATCAGCTTTCACCCCAATCAGTTTACGCTGTTTACCAGCCCTAAGCACGAGATTACACAAAATGCTGTAAAAGATATGGAGTTCCATTATAAAATGCTTGATGCAATGGGCATTGCTGACACCTCTTTCATCAATATCCATGTCGGTGGGGCCTATGGTGATAAAGAGTCCGCCCTTGTAAGGGTTCATGACAACCTTAAATCGCTGCCTATGCACGTCAAGGAAAGAATGACTTTGGAGAATGATGATAAAACCTATACAGCATCTGAAACCTTGAGCGTATGTAAGAGGGAAGGCATCCCACTAGTATTCGATTACCACCATCATCTCGCAAACCTTTCAGATGAGCCGCTTAACGAGCTGCTCACCGAGGTATTCACAACTTGGAGTCTGGCAGGGGTGGTACCAAAGATTCATATTTCATCCCCAAAATCGGCAGGTGAATTTCGCTCGCATGCAGATTATATCGATTTGGACTTCATCATGCCCCTTTTTAAAGTGCTTAAGGATCTTGGACAGGACGTGGATTTCATGATCGAGGCCAAGATGAAGGACCGGGCAATGTTGCAGCTGATTGAAGATATAGCTAAGGTTCGTGGTGTAAAAAGGGTGAGCGGCGGTGCCGTCGAGTGCTAA
- the cls gene encoding cardiolipin synthase, whose translation MKIITTIASIFLLIFSWCWVDLKVGHKRYLKHATNIKFPPRNSDMTVFTSGKILFDDYMKEVKQAQDSIHILFYIVKNDKFSKDFLKLLQAKAEEGVEVRLLADWVGSKKMSRQTIQELTKSGVHFSFSFKPKLPFLFYTIQKRNHRKITVIDGKIGYLGGFNIGKEYINQGEKLNPWRDYHLKMTGEGVKDLQEVFLSDWFYDTNEDYRGTPAYFPTLTPGTQAHQVVVTNGSDLEQSLTHMIKQANKKIIIGTPYFIPSDTLLQELREALARDVSVTVIVPEISDHALVKEASYPYFRVLLKEGAEIMQFQRGFYHSKVILIDDIMCDIGTANFDKRSCFLNSEINCIVFDRTFIEDVEKELAVDLAESKPLNEDTLSNMNVVRSAKESLASILSPFL comes from the coding sequence TTGAAGATAATCACTACGATTGCCTCTATATTTTTATTGATCTTCTCTTGGTGCTGGGTTGATCTTAAGGTAGGGCATAAGCGTTATTTGAAGCACGCAACCAACATTAAATTTCCGCCTCGGAACAGCGACATGACTGTATTCACATCAGGGAAAATCCTGTTTGATGATTATATGAAGGAAGTCAAGCAAGCTCAGGATTCCATCCATATCCTTTTTTATATTGTAAAAAATGATAAATTCAGCAAGGACTTTTTGAAGTTACTTCAGGCAAAAGCGGAAGAGGGCGTGGAAGTGCGGCTTTTAGCCGATTGGGTAGGAAGTAAAAAGATGTCCCGCCAAACCATTCAGGAGCTAACTAAAAGCGGCGTTCATTTTTCTTTCAGCTTTAAACCGAAACTCCCCTTCCTTTTCTATACAATACAAAAAAGAAATCACCGTAAGATCACGGTGATAGACGGAAAAATCGGCTATCTTGGCGGCTTTAATATCGGTAAGGAGTATATAAACCAAGGGGAGAAGCTGAACCCGTGGAGAGATTACCATTTAAAAATGACCGGGGAAGGTGTAAAGGACCTTCAGGAAGTCTTTCTCTCGGATTGGTTCTATGATACAAACGAGGATTACAGGGGAACACCTGCCTATTTCCCGACATTGACTCCCGGGACGCAGGCACATCAGGTTGTCGTCACGAATGGCAGTGATCTTGAACAGTCACTGACACACATGATTAAGCAAGCCAATAAAAAAATCATCATCGGGACTCCATACTTCATTCCCAGTGATACTTTACTTCAAGAATTAAGGGAAGCACTTGCACGCGATGTTTCCGTTACGGTCATTGTACCTGAAATTTCTGACCATGCCCTTGTTAAGGAAGCTTCTTATCCCTACTTCAGGGTACTATTAAAAGAAGGGGCAGAAATCATGCAATTTCAAAGAGGGTTCTACCATTCTAAAGTGATCCTGATTGATGATATAATGTGTGATATCGGTACGGCTAATTTTGATAAACGCAGTTGTTTTTTAAATAGTGAAATCAATTGTATCGTATTTGACCGGACATTTATAGAAGATGTAGAGAAGGAGTTGGCAGTAGACCTTGCCGAATCGAAGCCGCTAAACGAGGACACGCTTTCCAACATGAATGTAGTCCGTTCAGCAAAAGAATCGCTGGCTTCCATCCTTTCTCCTTTTCTTTGA
- a CDS encoding (Fe-S)-binding protein, with protein sequence MNGLLWINLVAFLLVTAYAAGLFVYLIKTRIAYIKLGKKVEFDNRVKDRLVKIGVYVFGQKKLFKDKKSGIIHAMLFYGFILVQFGALDFFVKGLRPGWHLPFGPVYPAFTFFQEIVTLTVLVAILWAAYRRYVEKLVRLKRDFKAGLVVIFITGIMITVLLGNGMGMIWHGHDATWSEPVASSIAFLFGWMGTTAATVVFYVAWWLHLLIILSFLVYIPQSKHAHLIAGPINVFLNRLDNPGKLKPVDLEEEVLDKEGNQYYGAKYIEDLTQYQMVDFYACVECGRCTNMCPATGTGKMLSPMDIIIKMRDHLTNTGAAVTTKQPWVPSFVFGNTNGNKIALAGAAQGAQESAAATEAYSPSLIGEVITEEELWACTTCRNCEDQCPVMNEHVDKIIDMRRYLVLTEGRLDPDAQRAMTNIERQGNPWGLNRKEREGWRSLREDVSVPTVKELQKADEEFEYLFWVGSMGSYDNRSQKIALSFAKLLNEAGVKFAILGNKEKNSGDTPRRLGNEFVFQELAMKNIEEFQKNEIKKIVTIDPHAYNIFKNEYPDFGLEAEVYHHTELLAKLVSEGRLVPQYPVNETITFHDSCYLGRYNEVYSPPREILQSIDGVKLIEMERNREKGMCCGAGGGLMWMEEETGNRINVARTEQALAVSPTVISSGCPYCLTMLSDGTKAKEVEENVKTYDVAELLEKAVIGENKSIAS encoded by the coding sequence ATGAATGGTTTACTGTGGATCAACTTAGTTGCGTTCCTGCTTGTAACCGCTTACGCCGCCGGTTTGTTTGTCTATTTGATAAAGACTCGTATAGCTTATATAAAACTGGGCAAAAAAGTGGAATTCGATAACCGTGTGAAAGATCGTCTTGTTAAAATAGGGGTTTATGTATTTGGACAGAAGAAGCTCTTTAAAGATAAAAAGAGCGGGATCATTCATGCCATGTTATTTTATGGTTTCATCTTAGTGCAATTTGGGGCACTTGACTTTTTCGTTAAAGGCTTAAGACCGGGGTGGCATTTACCGTTTGGCCCTGTTTATCCGGCCTTTACTTTCTTCCAGGAAATTGTGACGCTTACCGTTCTTGTTGCAATCCTATGGGCGGCATACCGCCGTTATGTCGAAAAGCTCGTTCGCTTGAAAAGGGATTTCAAAGCAGGTTTGGTTGTCATCTTCATTACCGGTATCATGATTACCGTATTACTGGGGAATGGAATGGGAATGATCTGGCATGGACACGATGCAACTTGGTCAGAGCCAGTCGCATCAAGCATCGCTTTCCTATTCGGCTGGATGGGGACAACAGCGGCAACAGTCGTTTTTTATGTAGCTTGGTGGCTGCATTTACTGATCATATTATCTTTCCTTGTTTATATCCCGCAATCTAAGCATGCTCACTTGATTGCCGGTCCGATAAATGTATTCCTGAATCGCCTGGACAATCCGGGGAAATTGAAACCGGTTGATTTGGAAGAAGAGGTTCTCGACAAAGAAGGCAATCAATATTACGGTGCCAAATATATAGAAGATTTGACGCAGTATCAAATGGTGGACTTCTATGCCTGCGTGGAGTGCGGGCGCTGTACGAATATGTGCCCGGCTACAGGTACCGGTAAAATGCTGTCACCGATGGATATCATAATCAAGATGCGTGACCATTTAACAAATACAGGCGCTGCCGTTACAACGAAGCAGCCATGGGTGCCATCCTTTGTTTTTGGAAATACGAACGGAAATAAGATTGCTTTGGCTGGTGCCGCGCAGGGGGCGCAGGAATCTGCTGCAGCAACCGAAGCTTACAGTCCGAGCCTGATTGGTGAAGTCATTACGGAAGAAGAACTTTGGGCATGTACCACTTGCCGGAACTGTGAAGATCAATGCCCTGTAATGAATGAACATGTCGACAAAATCATCGATATGCGCCGTTATCTAGTGTTGACAGAGGGCAGACTTGATCCTGATGCGCAACGTGCCATGACGAATATAGAGCGACAAGGAAACCCGTGGGGACTGAACCGTAAAGAGAGAGAAGGTTGGCGAAGCCTTCGGGAAGATGTCAGCGTCCCTACCGTGAAGGAATTACAAAAGGCAGACGAAGAATTCGAGTATTTATTCTGGGTAGGTTCAATGGGGTCGTACGATAACCGTAGCCAGAAGATTGCCCTTTCCTTTGCTAAATTATTGAATGAAGCGGGCGTCAAATTTGCAATTCTCGGAAACAAGGAGAAAAACTCAGGGGATACTCCCCGTCGATTGGGTAATGAGTTTGTTTTCCAGGAGCTTGCAATGAAAAATATAGAAGAATTCCAGAAGAATGAAATAAAGAAAATCGTAACGATCGATCCGCATGCATACAATATCTTCAAAAATGAGTATCCAGATTTTGGCTTGGAAGCGGAAGTGTATCATCATACCGAACTGTTAGCCAAACTTGTCAGTGAAGGCAGATTGGTGCCTCAGTATCCGGTGAATGAGACGATTACATTCCACGATTCCTGTTACTTGGGAAGGTACAATGAAGTTTACAGCCCGCCGCGTGAAATCTTACAATCCATTGATGGTGTGAAACTTATTGAGATGGAGCGTAACCGTGAAAAGGGTATGTGCTGTGGAGCTGGAGGCGGTTTGATGTGGATGGAAGAGGAAACAGGAAACCGCATTAATGTGGCCCGTACCGAACAAGCGCTAGCCGTAAGTCCAACAGTGATCAGTTCAGGATGTCCTTATTGTCTGACCATGTTATCTGATGGGACGAAAGCAAAAGAAGTTGAGGAAAATGTTAAAACGTATGATGTAGCTGAACTACTCGAAAAAGCGGTCATTGGTGAAAACAAGTCGATTGCCTCTTAA
- a CDS encoding acetyl-CoA C-acetyltransferase, protein MAKTVIISGVRTPFGKFGGGLSSLTASQLGGIAIKEALERAGIEGSQVDEVIMGNVLQAGQGQIPSRQAARHAGMPWEVKTETINKVCASGLRSVTLADQIIRLGEEEIIVAGGMESMSNAPYILPKARWGLRMGDAQLKDTMISDGLSCSFTGVHMGTYGNSTAEDLEISREEQDSWAYESHQKAIKAIDGGILAEEIVAVHVPVRKGEPITIEHDEAPRKDTSAGKLAKLGPAFNNEGTITAGNAPGVNDGAGALVLMSEERAEKEGKTPFAYILAHAEVAVEAKDFPKTPGLVINELLKKTGKSIEDIDLFEVNEAFAAVALASGKIANIEPGKVNVNGGAVALGHPIGASGARIIITLMHELKRRGGGLGIAAICSGGGQGDAILIEVPKQG, encoded by the coding sequence ATGGCAAAAACAGTGATTATTAGTGGTGTGAGAACACCTTTTGGTAAATTTGGCGGAGGTCTTAGCAGTTTGACAGCATCACAGCTTGGCGGAATAGCAATCAAAGAGGCACTTGAGCGGGCAGGGATTGAAGGCAGCCAGGTAGACGAGGTCATCATGGGAAATGTACTTCAAGCGGGCCAAGGACAAATACCGTCACGGCAGGCGGCTCGTCATGCCGGCATGCCTTGGGAAGTGAAAACAGAAACGATCAATAAAGTGTGCGCATCAGGACTTCGCAGTGTTACATTGGCTGATCAGATCATCCGCTTAGGTGAAGAAGAAATCATTGTTGCCGGTGGGATGGAATCGATGAGCAATGCACCATATATTCTTCCAAAAGCGAGATGGGGCTTAAGGATGGGTGATGCACAGCTGAAGGATACAATGATTTCGGATGGACTTAGCTGCAGCTTTACAGGCGTTCATATGGGCACTTACGGAAACAGCACGGCCGAGGATCTTGAAATCTCCCGGGAGGAACAGGATAGCTGGGCTTATGAAAGTCATCAAAAAGCGATAAAAGCCATCGATGGCGGCATTCTTGCGGAAGAAATCGTTGCCGTACACGTCCCGGTTAGAAAAGGCGAACCAATCACCATTGAACATGATGAAGCCCCAAGAAAAGATACATCTGCTGGGAAGTTAGCTAAATTAGGCCCAGCTTTTAATAACGAGGGCACCATAACGGCAGGAAATGCACCAGGCGTCAATGATGGTGCAGGAGCACTTGTATTGATGAGTGAGGAACGTGCGGAAAAAGAAGGGAAAACGCCTTTTGCTTATATATTAGCTCATGCTGAAGTGGCTGTAGAGGCGAAGGACTTCCCTAAGACACCAGGTTTGGTTATAAATGAACTCCTGAAGAAGACGGGTAAATCTATAGAGGATATTGATCTATTTGAGGTGAACGAAGCATTTGCAGCTGTGGCACTCGCCAGTGGGAAAATTGCCAACATTGAGCCGGGAAAAGTGAATGTTAACGGAGGGGCTGTTGCATTAGGTCATCCAATCGGGGCGAGCGGGGCACGCATCATCATCACGCTGATGCATGAATTGAAACGCCGTGGAGGAGGATTAGGCATTGCAGCGATCTGCAGTGGCGGCGGGCAGGGAGATGCCATACTAATCGAAGTGCCAAAGCAAGGATGA
- a CDS encoding 3-hydroxybutyryl-CoA dehydrogenase: MSIQKVMVIGAGQMGSGIAQVCAMSGYEVLLHDLKDEYVEKGLGTITKNLSRQVEKGKMESEEKDSILSRLTSSTGLKNAAAVDLVIEAAVENMEIKTKIFAELDEITPQHVILASNTSSLPITEIAAATKRPDKVIGMHFMNPVPVMKLVEIIRGLATADEVYKKVENMAETLNKVPVEVNDFPGFVANRILMPMINEAIYTLYEGVATKEAIDDVMKLGMNHPMGPLTLADFIGLDTCLYIMETLHQGLGDDKYRPCPLLRKYVKAGWLGKKSGRGFYEYN; the protein is encoded by the coding sequence ATGAGCATTCAAAAAGTGATGGTCATTGGCGCGGGACAGATGGGTTCTGGCATTGCCCAGGTTTGCGCAATGAGCGGTTATGAGGTTCTTTTACACGATTTAAAAGATGAATATGTAGAAAAGGGGTTAGGGACAATTACCAAGAACCTTTCCCGGCAAGTTGAAAAAGGGAAAATGGAATCCGAGGAGAAAGATTCAATCCTTTCCCGGTTGACTTCATCGACGGGTTTGAAAAATGCGGCTGCGGTAGATTTAGTGATTGAAGCGGCTGTGGAAAATATGGAGATAAAAACAAAAATTTTCGCAGAGTTGGATGAAATCACGCCACAACATGTAATTCTTGCATCCAATACTTCTTCACTTCCGATTACAGAGATAGCAGCTGCTACAAAAAGACCGGATAAGGTAATTGGCATGCATTTTATGAACCCAGTGCCAGTCATGAAGCTCGTTGAGATCATCCGCGGACTCGCTACAGCGGATGAAGTGTATAAAAAGGTTGAAAATATGGCCGAAACCTTGAACAAGGTACCGGTGGAAGTCAATGATTTCCCGGGTTTTGTAGCGAATCGGATTTTGATGCCGATGATCAATGAGGCCATTTATACCCTTTATGAGGGCGTTGCCACTAAAGAGGCGATTGATGATGTGATGAAGCTAGGAATGAACCATCCGATGGGCCCGCTTACGCTAGCTGACTTCATTGGGCTCGACACATGCTTATACATAATGGAAACCCTTCATCAAGGGTTGGGAGACGATAAATACCGACCGTGTCCCCTGTTAAGGAAATATGTAAAAGCTGGATGGCTAGGCAAGAAGTCAGGACGGGGCTTTTACGAATATAACTAA
- a CDS encoding acyl-CoA dehydrogenase, translating to MDFRFTEEQEMMRKMVSAFAENEITPHIEAMETGVFPKTILQKMGELGLMGIPISEEYGGAGMDFMSYIIAINEISKVSPTLGVILSVHTSVGTNPIVYFGTEEQKRKYVPKLAAGKYLGAFCLTEQSSGSDAASLKSKAVAVKEGGEYRINGSKVFITNGGEADVFIVFASTDPQKGSKGISAFIVEKGTPGLIIGKDERKMGLHGSSTVQVTFEDMKVPDANLLGKEGEGFKIAMANLDAGRIGIAAQALGIAEGAMEHAVQYAKDRVQFGKPIAAQQGIGFKLAEMATSIEASRLLVYRAAFLRSQGLKCGKEAAMAKLFASRTAVDVAIEAVQVFGGYGYTMEYPVERYFRDAKVTEIYEGTSEIQRMVISKNL from the coding sequence ATGGATTTCAGGTTTACAGAAGAACAGGAAATGATGCGGAAAATGGTAAGCGCTTTTGCGGAGAATGAGATTACCCCTCATATCGAGGCAATGGAAACAGGCGTGTTTCCAAAAACGATTCTGCAAAAAATGGGTGAGCTTGGTTTGATGGGAATCCCGATTTCAGAAGAATACGGTGGAGCGGGTATGGACTTCATGTCTTATATCATCGCCATCAATGAGATTTCCAAAGTAAGTCCAACTCTTGGTGTCATACTGTCCGTTCATACTTCTGTTGGAACAAATCCAATCGTTTATTTTGGAACGGAAGAGCAGAAGCGAAAGTATGTGCCTAAGTTAGCCGCTGGTAAATATTTAGGCGCCTTTTGCTTGACTGAGCAAAGCTCAGGTTCCGATGCTGCGAGTTTGAAATCGAAGGCAGTGGCAGTAAAGGAAGGCGGAGAATATCGAATAAATGGGTCCAAGGTTTTTATCACCAATGGTGGGGAAGCGGATGTGTTTATTGTTTTTGCTTCAACCGACCCTCAGAAGGGAAGCAAGGGAATCTCTGCTTTTATCGTAGAAAAAGGGACGCCAGGCTTAATCATCGGTAAAGATGAACGTAAAATGGGTCTTCATGGATCGAGCACTGTACAGGTGACGTTCGAGGATATGAAAGTGCCTGATGCCAATCTCTTAGGCAAAGAAGGTGAAGGCTTTAAGATCGCAATGGCCAACTTGGATGCTGGAAGGATAGGCATTGCTGCTCAAGCTCTGGGAATTGCAGAAGGCGCCATGGAACATGCTGTTCAATATGCAAAAGACAGAGTTCAATTTGGCAAACCTATTGCAGCACAACAGGGGATTGGTTTCAAGCTTGCTGAAATGGCAACGAGTATAGAAGCTTCAAGGTTACTCGTGTATCGCGCGGCGTTTTTACGCTCACAGGGATTGAAGTGCGGTAAAGAGGCGGCAATGGCTAAGTTATTCGCTTCGAGGACGGCTGTTGATGTGGCGATAGAAGCAGTCCAAGTGTTCGGAGGCTATGGATATACGATGGAATATCCGGTCGAACGCTATTTCAGGGATGCAAAGGTAACTGAAATTTATGAGGGTACCAGCGAAATACAGAGAATGGTCATCAGTAAGAATCTATAA
- a CDS encoding acyl-CoA dehydrogenase, which yields MQFKLTEEHEMIRKMVRNFAQNEVAPTAAERDEEERFDREIFDKMAELGLTGIPWPEEYGGIGSDYLAYCIAIEELSRVCASTGVTLSAHTSLAGWPIYKFGSEEQKQKYLRPMAQGEKIGAYGLTEPSSGSDAGGMRTTAKLVGDEYIISGSKIFITNGGIADTYVVFALTDPESKQKGTSAFIIEKDFPGFSVGKKEKKLGIRSSPTTEIIFDECRVPKENLLGKEGEGFKIAMMTLDGGRNGIAAQAVGIAQGALDAAVDYAKERVQFGKPISAQQGIGFKLADMATGVEASRLLTYQAAWLESVGLPYGKESAMSKLFAGDTAMKVTTEAVQVFGGYGYTKDYPVERYMRDAKITQIYEGTQEIQKLVISRMITK from the coding sequence ATGCAATTTAAACTAACGGAAGAACATGAAATGATCAGGAAAATGGTGCGGAACTTTGCCCAGAATGAAGTGGCTCCTACAGCTGCCGAGAGGGATGAAGAAGAACGATTTGACCGTGAAATTTTTGACAAAATGGCTGAACTTGGATTGACTGGGATTCCGTGGCCGGAGGAATACGGCGGAATTGGAAGCGACTACTTGGCGTATTGTATTGCGATTGAGGAACTTTCCCGCGTATGCGCTTCTACTGGAGTGACTTTATCAGCCCATACTTCACTTGCAGGATGGCCGATATATAAATTTGGATCTGAAGAACAAAAACAAAAATACCTTCGCCCGATGGCACAGGGTGAAAAAATCGGTGCATACGGCCTGACCGAACCTAGCTCAGGCTCAGACGCAGGCGGTATGAGAACGACTGCAAAGCTTGTAGGTGATGAATATATTATCAGCGGTTCAAAAATCTTCATTACGAACGGCGGGATTGCTGATACCTATGTTGTCTTTGCATTGACTGACCCTGAATCGAAACAAAAAGGAACGAGTGCCTTTATCATTGAAAAAGATTTCCCGGGTTTTAGTGTCGGCAAAAAAGAGAAGAAGCTGGGGATCCGTTCATCACCGACCACGGAAATCATTTTTGATGAATGCCGAGTGCCTAAAGAAAATCTCCTTGGTAAAGAAGGAGAGGGCTTTAAAATAGCGATGATGACACTTGATGGCGGACGTAACGGAATTGCCGCCCAGGCTGTTGGGATCGCCCAAGGTGCATTGGATGCCGCGGTGGATTATGCAAAAGAGCGCGTCCAATTTGGCAAGCCAATTTCTGCACAGCAAGGAATCGGTTTTAAATTGGCGGATATGGCAACCGGTGTCGAAGCATCTAGACTATTAACCTATCAGGCTGCATGGTTGGAATCTGTGGGCCTTCCATATGGAAAAGAGTCGGCAATGTCCAAACTTTTTGCTGGAGATACAGCCATGAAAGTGACGACAGAAGCCGTGCAGGTCTTTGGAGGCTATGGATATACAAAGGATTATCCTGTAGAACGGTATATGCGTGATGCGAAAATCACCCAAATCTACGAAGGTACGCAGGAAATTCAAAAGCTGGTCATCTCACGGATGATTACTAAATAG